One Thermococcus sp. MV5 genomic region harbors:
- a CDS encoding DUF120 domain-containing protein: MEELKLMITLAKKGAVGEKIKVTLRELSREVDSSPQSVMRRLNSLEKKGYIVKETLGKRTFVEISHHGLQFLESIFEDIGKILYGNYILGEVVSGVGEGRYYVEQYKDRIKEYLGFEPYPGTLNILVVFPKTIYDALYNVEPIIIPGFSKGGRTFGDVKAYKVMINGISGAIVVPSRTIHPPRVAEIIAPICLREKLNLKDGSKVKVEVIK, from the coding sequence ATGGAAGAACTTAAACTTATGATAACACTTGCAAAAAAAGGAGCTGTTGGAGAAAAAATCAAAGTAACATTGAGAGAGCTTTCTAGAGAAGTTGATAGTTCGCCACAATCAGTTATGCGAAGACTTAACTCTCTCGAGAAAAAAGGCTATATAGTCAAAGAAACACTTGGAAAGAGAACATTCGTTGAGATATCTCACCATGGGCTACAATTTCTGGAATCCATTTTCGAAGACATAGGTAAGATCCTCTATGGGAATTATATCCTTGGGGAAGTGGTTTCTGGAGTTGGAGAAGGTAGATACTACGTAGAACAGTACAAAGACAGGATAAAGGAATACCTCGGGTTTGAACCTTATCCTGGGACGTTAAATATCCTTGTAGTTTTTCCTAAGACTATCTACGATGCCCTTTATAATGTTGAACCCATAATAATACCTGGCTTCTCAAAAGGGGGAAGAACATTCGGAGATGTGAAAGCTTATAAGGTAATGATAAATGGGATTAGTGGAGCAATAGTGGTTCCATCTAGAACAATTCACCCTCCAAGAGTTGCTGAGATTATTGCCCCCATATGTCTTAGAGAAAAACTTAATTTGAAAGATGGATCTAAAGTTAAAGTGGAGGTTATAAAGTGA